Proteins from one Deltaproteobacteria bacterium genomic window:
- the glk gene encoding glucokinase, translated as MRLTVLAGDVGGTNTRLALFEGEAERLELSVIEVFPSREFVNLDAIVRKFMKSTGARADFACFGVAGPVKEGICEAPNLAWVVDSTELAKDLGLESVALINDLEANAYGIDVLGEDDFTVLNSGAAVPGGNRALISAGTGLGEAGLHWLGDRYRPVPTEGGHADFSPRNKLETELLLYLLKRYERVSYERVVSGPGIFNIYSFLRDTGRCEEPGWLAELLREEDPPAVISRVALEGRSELCMQALDLFVSLYAAEAGNLALRFLATGGLFVGGGIAPRIIEKLKGPSFMTSFVAKGRMKSLLEA; from the coding sequence ATGCGACTGACCGTACTTGCCGGCGACGTGGGCGGCACGAACACCAGGCTCGCTCTATTCGAGGGGGAAGCAGAAAGGCTGGAGCTGAGCGTCATTGAGGTTTTTCCCAGCCGCGAATTCGTGAACCTCGACGCCATCGTTCGAAAATTCATGAAGAGTACCGGGGCACGGGCCGATTTCGCCTGTTTCGGGGTGGCGGGACCGGTCAAGGAGGGGATTTGCGAAGCCCCGAACCTTGCCTGGGTGGTTGATTCCACCGAGCTTGCAAAGGACCTGGGCCTTGAATCGGTCGCGCTGATAAACGACCTGGAGGCAAACGCCTACGGCATAGACGTTCTCGGGGAAGATGACTTCACCGTTTTGAACAGCGGCGCAGCCGTACCCGGAGGGAACAGGGCTCTCATCTCGGCAGGCACGGGACTTGGAGAAGCAGGTCTCCACTGGCTGGGCGACCGCTACAGGCCCGTTCCCACCGAAGGGGGGCACGCCGACTTCTCACCTCGAAACAAGCTCGAAACGGAGCTGCTCCTCTACCTTCTGAAACGCTACGAACGGGTCAGTTACGAGCGGGTGGTTTCCGGACCGGGAATCTTCAACATCTACAGTTTCCTCCGCGACACGGGGCGGTGCGAGGAGCCCGGGTGGCTCGCTGAGCTTCTGCGCGAAGAAGATCCCCCGGCGGTGATTTCCCGGGTTGCCCTCGAGGGACGAAGCGAGTTGTGCATGCAGGCCCTCGACCTCTTCGTGTCCCTCTACGCAGCGGAAGCGGGAAACCTGGCCCTGCGGTTTCTTGCAACCGGCGGGCTTTTCGTGGGCGGCGGGATCGCCCCGAGGATCATCGAAAAGCTCAAGGGCCCCTCATTCATGACATCTTTCGTGGCCAAAGGGCGGATGAAATCGCTCCTCGAAGCC
- a CDS encoding glucose-6-phosphate dehydrogenase, protein MTGEGKNRSRERPKNPGEPCVMVIFGASGDLTRRKLIPALHNLANNDLLPEEFAVVGIARSVKSTEEFRREMDDNIEEFATGGVDREAWGALSRRFYYLHGNVNDGGIYEELKNLLRRIDSEHGTGGNYFYYLATAPSLFSEIISHLGSSNLLREENGRWRRVVVEKPFGRDLESARALNRQIGEILEEKQIYRIDHYLGKETVQNILIFRFANGIFDPIWNRRYVDNVQITVAEELGVGKRGAFYEGAGALRDMVPNHIFQLVTLVAMEPPISFDADAVRDEQVKILRAIQPMTPEEVLSCTVRGQYGEGAINGKKVPGYRQEENVAPDSSTETYVALKLSIDNWRWAGVPFFLRTGKRLPKRITEIAVEFKRAPFVLFRQTRVEELMPNRLSIRIQPNEGISLGFSAKVPGPLVKLGTVDMDFEYRDYFGTTPSTGYERLLYDCMMGDATLFRRADMVEAGWSVVSPILDVWSALPPREFPNYPAGTWGPDDDETLMKKERRRWLKCD, encoded by the coding sequence ATGACAGGAGAAGGAAAAAACAGAAGCCGCGAACGCCCAAAAAATCCCGGAGAACCCTGTGTCATGGTCATATTCGGGGCATCGGGCGACCTGACCAGGCGGAAGCTCATCCCTGCCCTCCACAATCTGGCAAACAACGATCTTCTGCCCGAGGAATTCGCCGTTGTGGGAATAGCCAGGTCGGTGAAGAGCACGGAGGAATTCCGCCGGGAGATGGACGACAATATCGAGGAGTTCGCAACCGGCGGGGTGGACCGCGAAGCCTGGGGGGCCCTTTCCCGGCGCTTCTACTACCTGCATGGAAACGTAAATGACGGGGGGATCTACGAGGAACTCAAGAACCTGCTTCGGCGGATCGACAGCGAACACGGCACGGGTGGGAACTACTTCTACTACCTTGCAACTGCCCCCTCGCTGTTCTCGGAGATCATATCCCACCTCGGCAGTTCGAACCTCCTGCGGGAGGAAAACGGCCGCTGGCGCCGGGTGGTGGTGGAAAAGCCCTTCGGCCGGGACCTGGAATCCGCCCGTGCCCTCAACCGCCAGATCGGGGAGATCCTCGAGGAAAAGCAGATCTACCGGATCGACCACTACCTCGGGAAAGAGACGGTCCAGAACATCCTCATCTTCCGCTTCGCCAACGGGATCTTCGACCCCATATGGAACCGCCGCTACGTAGACAACGTGCAGATAACGGTGGCGGAGGAGCTGGGTGTCGGCAAGCGCGGGGCTTTCTACGAAGGGGCGGGAGCCCTGAGAGACATGGTGCCGAACCACATATTCCAGCTCGTCACGCTGGTTGCGATGGAGCCGCCCATATCCTTCGATGCCGACGCGGTGCGCGACGAGCAGGTCAAGATTCTGCGCGCTATCCAGCCCATGACCCCCGAGGAGGTCCTGAGCTGCACGGTGAGGGGTCAGTACGGGGAAGGCGCCATCAACGGGAAGAAGGTCCCGGGATACCGCCAGGAGGAAAACGTGGCGCCCGACTCGAGCACCGAGACGTATGTGGCACTCAAGCTCTCCATAGACAACTGGCGGTGGGCGGGCGTTCCCTTTTTCCTGCGAACGGGAAAGCGGCTTCCGAAGCGGATAACGGAAATCGCAGTAGAGTTCAAGAGGGCACCTTTCGTGCTCTTTCGCCAGACCAGAGTGGAGGAGCTCATGCCGAACCGCCTCTCGATCCGCATCCAGCCCAACGAGGGAATCTCCCTGGGCTTCAGCGCGAAGGTACCCGGGCCCCTCGTGAAACTGGGGACGGTGGACATGGATTTCGAATACAGGGACTACTTCGGCACGACACCGAGCACCGGCTACGAGAGGCTCCTCTACGACTGCATGATGGGAGACGCCACCCTCTTTCGGCGGGCAGACATGGTCGAGGCAGGATGGAGCGTGGTGAGCCCCATCCTGGACGTCTGGAGCGCCCTTCCTCCCAGAGAATTTCCCAACTACCCCGCGGGAACCTGGGGGCCAGATGACGATGAAACCCTGATGAAAAAAGAGAGGAGAAGGTGGCTGAAATGCGACTGA
- the rpiB gene encoding ribose 5-phosphate isomerase B — MRVVIGSDHAGFLLKKRLVEHLTGLGHEIVDVGTGSEDPVDYPDFAEAVGTALREGAGERGILVCGSGVGASVAANKLPGIRAGLCHDTYSAHQGVEHDDMNVLVVGSRVIGTELARELVTAFLSAVFTGKERHVRRLNKVLSLEAKYGGRADRVVEKKR, encoded by the coding sequence ATGCGGGTCGTCATCGGCTCTGACCATGCGGGATTTCTCCTGAAAAAGAGGCTCGTAGAGCACCTGACGGGGCTGGGGCACGAGATCGTGGACGTGGGAACAGGGAGCGAGGACCCCGTTGATTACCCCGATTTCGCCGAAGCCGTCGGGACCGCTCTCAGGGAGGGAGCAGGAGAACGGGGTATCCTTGTCTGCGGCAGCGGGGTGGGCGCATCGGTGGCTGCGAACAAGCTCCCCGGCATACGCGCGGGGCTCTGTCACGATACCTACTCCGCCCACCAGGGCGTGGAACACGACGACATGAACGTGCTCGTCGTGGGATCGCGGGTGATCGGCACCGAGCTCGCACGGGAGCTGGTGACCGCTTTTCTTTCGGCAGTGTTCACCGGAAAGGAGCGCCACGTGCGCAGACTCAACAAGGTGCTCTCCCTGGAAGCAAAATACGGGGGCAGGGCTGACAGGGTGGTGGAGAAAAAGCGATGA
- the tkt gene encoding transketolase: MVPRHKKHNDHIEKLCINTIRTLSIDAVQAANSGHPGTPMALAPVVYCLWQHHLRFDPDDPIWPNRDRFVLSVGHASMLLYSMLHLTGVKAVNPKYETLGEPSVTLDDIKRFRQLDSKCPGHPEYRWTSGVETTTGPLGQGAAVSTGMAIAGAWMAGYFNRPGFEMFDYHVYAMCSDGDMMEGVASEAASLSGHLKLANLCWIYDNNRITIEGHTDWAFTEDVATRFISYGWNVTRVGDANDLEMLEDAFQTFKNTPDRPTLIIVDSHIAYGSPNKQDTSAAHGAPLGEDEIRLTKRNYGWPEDSAFLVPDGVREHFHDGMGKRGRSLRNAWIDMFHAYEKKYPELADQLFSMQRRKLPEGWDRGIPEFDADTKGMAGRDASGIVQNAVAGNVPWLIGGSADLAPSTKTRITSEDAGDFTGENYRGRNLHFGVREHAMASILNGMSHCKVRPYGSTFLIFSDYARPAIRLSALMELPVIYIFTHDSIGVGEDGPTHQPVEQLASLRAIPGLITLRPADAGEVAEAWRVIMQLAHEPVALVLSRQALPVIDRSRYAPASGLARGAYVLADAEGGDPEVLLLATGSEVWLCVLAHEKLKEEGIRSRVVSMPSWEIFEKQDKEYKDSVIPSRISARVSVELASTLGWSRYVGPAGKAIGMETFGASAPLKELQRKFGFTPEKVVAAAREQVGKAR; this comes from the coding sequence ATGGTACCGCGACACAAAAAACATAACGACCACATAGAAAAGCTGTGCATAAACACGATACGGACCCTGTCCATCGATGCCGTGCAGGCAGCAAATTCCGGCCACCCCGGGACGCCCATGGCTCTCGCCCCCGTCGTCTACTGCCTCTGGCAGCACCATCTTCGCTTCGATCCCGATGACCCGATATGGCCGAACCGGGACCGCTTCGTCCTCTCCGTCGGGCATGCCTCCATGCTTCTCTACTCCATGCTGCACTTAACCGGGGTGAAAGCGGTCAACCCGAAGTACGAAACGCTCGGCGAGCCCTCCGTCACCCTTGACGACATAAAAAGATTCCGCCAGCTCGACAGCAAGTGCCCCGGGCACCCGGAATACCGCTGGACGTCGGGAGTGGAAACCACGACGGGGCCGCTGGGACAGGGAGCGGCCGTGAGCACGGGCATGGCTATCGCCGGCGCGTGGATGGCCGGGTACTTCAACCGGCCCGGTTTCGAGATGTTCGACTACCACGTGTACGCCATGTGCAGCGATGGAGACATGATGGAGGGGGTAGCATCGGAGGCCGCATCCCTCTCCGGTCACCTGAAACTCGCGAACCTCTGCTGGATATACGACAACAACAGGATCACCATCGAGGGGCATACGGACTGGGCCTTCACCGAAGACGTGGCGACAAGGTTCATCTCCTACGGCTGGAACGTGACCCGGGTGGGCGATGCAAACGACCTGGAGATGCTCGAAGACGCTTTCCAGACCTTCAAGAATACCCCAGATAGACCAACCCTTATCATCGTCGACAGCCACATTGCCTACGGCTCCCCCAACAAGCAGGATACCAGCGCGGCCCACGGGGCTCCCCTGGGGGAGGATGAGATCAGGCTGACGAAAAGAAACTACGGGTGGCCGGAGGACAGCGCGTTCCTCGTGCCCGACGGCGTTCGGGAGCATTTCCATGACGGTATGGGAAAAAGGGGCAGGTCGCTCCGGAATGCCTGGATCGACATGTTCCACGCCTACGAAAAGAAATACCCGGAACTCGCGGACCAGCTCTTCAGCATGCAGCGGCGCAAGCTCCCGGAGGGCTGGGACCGCGGCATCCCTGAATTCGATGCTGACACAAAGGGCATGGCCGGCCGTGATGCCTCGGGCATCGTGCAGAACGCCGTGGCCGGAAACGTACCCTGGCTCATCGGCGGGTCCGCCGACCTCGCTCCGTCGACGAAGACGCGGATCACCTCTGAGGATGCCGGTGACTTCACCGGGGAAAACTACCGCGGCCGCAACCTCCACTTCGGCGTGCGGGAACACGCCATGGCATCTATCCTGAACGGAATGTCCCACTGCAAGGTCCGGCCCTATGGCTCCACGTTCCTCATATTCAGCGACTACGCCCGCCCTGCCATCAGGCTGAGCGCCCTCATGGAGCTCCCCGTCATCTACATATTCACCCACGACTCCATCGGTGTGGGCGAGGACGGGCCGACCCACCAGCCCGTTGAGCAGCTGGCATCGCTCCGGGCAATCCCGGGCCTCATCACCCTTCGTCCCGCCGACGCCGGCGAAGTGGCCGAAGCATGGCGGGTGATCATGCAGCTTGCCCACGAACCGGTTGCCCTGGTGCTATCGAGACAGGCACTTCCCGTCATCGATCGGTCGCGGTACGCGCCCGCGTCGGGTCTTGCCCGGGGGGCCTACGTCCTCGCAGACGCGGAAGGCGGTGACCCGGAGGTGCTCCTCCTGGCGACGGGAAGCGAGGTGTGGCTGTGCGTTCTGGCCCACGAAAAGCTGAAAGAGGAAGGGATACGGTCCCGCGTGGTGAGCATGCCCTCCTGGGAGATATTCGAGAAGCAGGACAAAGAGTACAAAGACAGCGTCATCCCTTCACGGATCTCGGCGCGGGTCTCCGTGGAGCTTGCATCGACCCTGGGCTGGTCGCGGTACGTGGGGCCCGCGGGAAAGGCGATCGGGATGGAAACCTTCGGCGCCTCCGCCCCCCTCAAGGAGCTGCAGAGGAAGTTCGGCTTTACACCGGAGAAGGTGGTCGCCGCAGCAAGAGAGCAGGTCGGAAAAGCGAGGTGA
- a CDS encoding FAD-dependent oxidoreductase gives MANFEYDLGVLGGGAAGLTVTAGAAQLGAKTMLIEKEKELGGDCLHYGCVPSKTLIKTAHVCHLMKSADRYGLPPVDVEPVDFREVAKRIRSVIDIIQKHDSEERFCRLGAKVEFGDATFIDENAVRLNGRTVSAKNWVIATGSSPAIPSIEGLDKTPFITNKEIFSLDRLPSSMIVLGAGPIAIEMAQAFTRLGTKVTVVQRSGQILSKEDRDMADQVMEVLSGEGVTFHLNSAVLRARDRGGEREITIKTGEGGTRDLRAETILVAMGRSPNLYGAGLEEIGIAFDRKGLTVDKRLRTNYKHIYGAGDVTGKYQFTHAAGYEGGIVLSNTVFRIPRNTDYTNLPWCTYTDPELASIGMNEKRAKEAGIEYSVWTEEFKDNDRSLAEGSKVGKIKMILDAREKPIGVQILGLHAGELVNEWVAVMNGKVKLSTLASAVHPYPTLGEISKRVTGTFFAGKIFSDRVKKGLKLLFNLKGRACGEEE, from the coding sequence ATGGCAAATTTTGAATATGATCTGGGCGTACTCGGCGGGGGAGCCGCAGGCCTGACCGTTACCGCAGGGGCAGCGCAGCTCGGGGCAAAGACCATGCTCATCGAAAAAGAGAAGGAGCTGGGGGGCGACTGCCTCCATTACGGGTGCGTCCCGAGTAAGACGCTCATAAAAACGGCTCACGTGTGCCACCTCATGAAGAGCGCGGACCGGTACGGTCTGCCCCCGGTGGACGTAGAGCCCGTCGATTTCCGGGAGGTGGCTAAGCGTATCAGGTCGGTCATCGACATTATCCAGAAGCACGATTCCGAGGAGAGGTTCTGCAGGCTCGGAGCAAAGGTCGAGTTCGGTGATGCAACGTTCATCGACGAGAATGCGGTCAGGCTGAACGGGAGGACCGTTTCTGCGAAAAACTGGGTCATCGCCACGGGGTCGTCCCCCGCTATACCCTCGATCGAGGGCCTGGACAAAACTCCCTTCATCACGAACAAAGAGATATTCTCCCTGGACAGGCTGCCCTCTTCGATGATCGTGCTGGGAGCCGGTCCCATAGCCATCGAGATGGCCCAGGCATTTACCAGGCTCGGGACGAAGGTGACCGTCGTCCAGAGAAGCGGGCAGATCTTGAGCAAGGAGGACAGGGACATGGCGGACCAGGTCATGGAGGTGCTCTCCGGAGAGGGGGTCACGTTTCACCTCAATTCGGCAGTCCTGAGAGCCCGCGACCGGGGAGGTGAACGGGAGATCACGATAAAAACGGGCGAGGGGGGGACCAGGGATCTCAGGGCAGAGACGATCCTCGTCGCGATGGGCAGGAGCCCCAACCTCTACGGGGCGGGTCTCGAGGAGATCGGCATCGCCTTCGACCGGAAAGGTCTCACGGTGGACAAAAGATTGAGGACCAACTACAAGCACATCTACGGTGCCGGGGACGTGACGGGAAAATATCAGTTCACCCACGCTGCCGGCTACGAGGGAGGCATCGTGCTGAGCAATACTGTCTTTCGCATCCCCCGGAATACGGACTATACGAACCTCCCCTGGTGCACGTACACCGACCCCGAGCTGGCAAGCATCGGGATGAACGAGAAGAGGGCTAAAGAGGCGGGCATAGAGTATTCGGTATGGACGGAGGAATTCAAAGACAACGACAGAAGCCTCGCCGAGGGATCAAAGGTGGGAAAGATCAAGATGATCCTGGACGCCAGGGAAAAGCCCATCGGCGTCCAGATACTTGGCCTCCACGCGGGAGAGCTCGTAAACGAATGGGTGGCCGTCATGAACGGGAAGGTGAAGCTTTCCACCCTGGCCTCCGCCGTCCACCCCTACCCGACCCTGGGAGAGATAAGCAAGAGGGTAACGGGGACGTTCTTTGCGGGAAAGATCTTCTCCGACAGGGTCAAAAAAGGCCTGAAGCTCCTCTTCAACCTGAAGGGAAGGGCCTGCGGTGAAGAGGAGTGA
- a CDS encoding TVP38/TMEM64 family protein, protein MKRNTIQKIGIVLVIALCVAAFKIFNLDQYFSLAYIKASQESFRALYAENSALVIGSYMLIYILVTSLSLPGAAVLTLLGGALFGFLVGTVVVSFASSIGATLACFVSRYLLQGWVQGKFGDKLQTVNEGVEKEGPFYLFTLRLIPVFPFWMINLVMGLTKMPLRTFYWVSQVGMLAGTMVYVNAGKELAKIDSLKGILSPGLIISFVILGLFPLTVKKLMSLYKSRRVNAVKGS, encoded by the coding sequence ATGAAAAGAAACACGATTCAGAAGATCGGCATAGTCCTCGTCATCGCCCTCTGTGTCGCCGCGTTCAAGATATTCAACCTGGATCAGTACTTTTCCCTCGCCTACATAAAAGCGTCCCAGGAGAGTTTCCGGGCGCTCTATGCGGAAAACAGCGCCCTGGTTATCGGTAGTTACATGCTCATCTACATACTGGTTACCTCACTGTCTCTTCCGGGGGCTGCCGTTTTGACCCTCCTGGGAGGGGCACTCTTCGGCTTCCTCGTGGGTACGGTCGTCGTATCCTTTGCCAGCAGCATCGGTGCCACGCTGGCCTGTTTCGTTTCGCGATACCTTCTCCAGGGCTGGGTCCAGGGAAAATTCGGCGACAAGCTCCAGACGGTGAACGAAGGGGTTGAAAAGGAAGGCCCCTTCTACCTCTTCACCTTGCGGCTCATTCCCGTCTTCCCCTTCTGGATGATCAATCTCGTCATGGGGCTCACGAAGATGCCTCTACGCACCTTCTACTGGGTATCACAGGTGGGGATGCTCGCCGGTACCATGGTCTATGTAAACGCAGGAAAGGAGCTGGCGAAAATAGACTCCCTGAAAGGCATCCTCTCTCCCGGGTTGATCATCTCCTTCGTCATTCTGGGGCTTTTCCCGTTAACGGTGAAAAAACTGATGTCCCTTTACAAATCGAGGAGGGTAAACGCCGTAAAGGGCTCATAA